The following coding sequences are from one Streptomyces venezuelae window:
- a CDS encoding universal stress protein yields the protein MSEDQSQQFERGTDGPKVIVVGVDGSDSSLRAAAYAGGLARRQRALLAVVYIQPVLAAGAAFGVPVAETTDEIAEGLIAEIRAATERVKDIFDVRWEFHTFRGDPYTGLVTAADDLKADAVVVGASEQAGHRIVGSVAVRLVKAGRWPVTVVP from the coding sequence GTGAGTGAAGACCAGTCCCAGCAGTTCGAACGCGGCACCGACGGGCCCAAGGTGATCGTCGTCGGGGTCGACGGCTCCGACTCCTCGCTGAGAGCTGCGGCATATGCCGGTGGCCTGGCGCGACGGCAGCGGGCTCTGCTCGCCGTCGTGTACATCCAGCCGGTCCTTGCGGCGGGTGCCGCGTTCGGGGTGCCGGTCGCCGAGACCACCGACGAGATCGCCGAGGGGCTCATCGCGGAGATCCGGGCCGCGACCGAGCGGGTGAAGGACATATTCGACGTCCGCTGGGAGTTCCACACCTTCCGGGGTGACCCCTACACCGGTCTGGTCACCGCGGCCGACGACCTCAAGGCCGACGCCGTCGTCGTGGGCGCCTCCGAGCAGGCGGGCCACCGCATCGTGGGCTCGGTCGCCGTCCGACTGGTCAAGGCGGGCCGCTGGCCGGTCACGGTGGTTCCGTAG
- the lysX gene encoding bifunctional lysylphosphatidylglycerol synthetase/lysine--tRNA ligase LysX, whose translation MTVSTEEPEAGGRIRAGNGFLGRVPEGFAAFFGALGVFCAVVAVISPLRRLLMPVIRVLDLLTVPVSANLAYAVFLFLLAAATAARKKVAWWLVVSYLGLLLAFDVLGAALGFWAESLPSFVICGAAFVLLILARKEFSADSRRGAVWRATAVLATGLGVAILAGWGLVELFPGTLVRGERLLWAANRVCGGLIHGHDYFDGAPRRGLYFWLGLFGALALLNATATLFRSQRMEAALHGDEESRIRALLGAYGAQDSLGYFATRRDKAVVFSPSGKAAVTYRVEAGVCLASGDPVGDREAWPHAIGAWLDVARRYAWAPAVMGASEDGATAYARAGLGALQLGDEAILHVADFDLDGRDMRVTRQAVNRVRRTGATARIRRHSTLTDAEMEEIVDKADAWRDTETERGFSMALDRLGDPEDGDCLLVEALDADGKLLALLSLVPWGKDGISLDLMRRDRTAPNGVMEFMVAELCAAAPRSGVRRISLNFAVFRSVFEEGGRIGAGPVLRLWRKLLLFFSKWWQLEALYRSNAKYHPEWYPRFICYGDSGALARISLASGIAEGFVSVPSLRKLWGKGHKPRGVTQPATTEGLPSIAALGLSGADDATHTDPASKLPEQIRIRHRKLDRLREQGVDPYPVGLPPRTHELAAVHRDMTESQVTVAGRVMLVRDFGGIVFVVLRDWSGDLQLALSRDTSGPDVLDRFTAGTDIGDHITATGTVGTSDRGELTVFVTDWHLTGKCLRPLPDKRRGLTDPEAKVRRRYLDLVTSPGARDVVRARSTAVQALRQGLLDRGYLEVETPMLQQIHGGANARPFTTHINAYDLDLYLRIAPELYLKRLCVGGMEKVFEMGRTFRNEGVSYKHNPEFTMLEAYQAFADYDVMLDLTRELIQGAATAAFGRPVVCKDGVEHDISGPWPVKTVYGAISEALGQEIDADTPVEALRRLCDRAAVPYTTDDGRGDVVLEMYERLVEERTKLPTFYKDFPTDVSPLTRRHRTDPRLAERWDLVAFGTELGTAYSELTDPVEQRRRLTAQSLLAAGGDPEAMEIDEDFLDALEYAMPPTGGLGIGVDRLVMFLTGLTIRETLPFPLVRRV comes from the coding sequence ATGACGGTGAGCACGGAGGAGCCCGAGGCCGGAGGACGGATACGGGCCGGGAACGGCTTCCTCGGCCGCGTTCCGGAAGGCTTCGCCGCCTTCTTCGGCGCGCTCGGCGTCTTCTGCGCGGTCGTCGCGGTCATCTCGCCGCTGCGCCGCCTGCTCATGCCCGTCATCCGCGTCCTCGACCTCCTGACGGTCCCGGTCAGCGCGAACCTCGCGTACGCCGTCTTCCTCTTCCTGCTCGCCGCCGCGACCGCCGCCCGCAAGAAGGTCGCCTGGTGGCTCGTCGTCAGCTACCTGGGTCTGCTCCTCGCCTTCGACGTGCTGGGCGCGGCCCTCGGCTTCTGGGCGGAGTCGCTGCCCTCCTTCGTGATCTGCGGCGCCGCCTTCGTCCTGTTGATCCTCGCCCGCAAGGAGTTCTCCGCCGACTCCCGGCGCGGCGCCGTGTGGCGGGCCACCGCGGTCCTCGCCACCGGACTCGGCGTCGCGATCCTGGCGGGCTGGGGCCTGGTCGAGCTGTTCCCCGGCACCCTCGTGCGCGGCGAGCGGCTGCTGTGGGCTGCGAACCGGGTCTGCGGCGGCCTGATCCACGGCCACGACTACTTCGACGGCGCCCCGCGGCGCGGCCTGTACTTCTGGCTCGGCCTGTTCGGCGCCCTCGCCCTGCTCAACGCCACCGCCACCCTCTTCCGCTCCCAGCGCATGGAAGCGGCCCTCCACGGCGACGAGGAGTCCCGCATCCGCGCCCTCCTCGGCGCCTACGGAGCACAGGACTCCCTCGGCTACTTCGCGACCCGGCGCGACAAGGCCGTCGTCTTCTCACCGAGCGGCAAGGCGGCCGTCACCTACCGCGTCGAGGCCGGCGTCTGCCTGGCCAGCGGCGACCCCGTCGGTGACCGTGAGGCCTGGCCGCACGCGATCGGCGCCTGGCTGGACGTGGCACGGCGGTACGCCTGGGCCCCCGCCGTGATGGGCGCCTCCGAGGACGGCGCGACCGCGTACGCCCGCGCCGGGCTCGGCGCGCTGCAACTGGGCGACGAGGCGATCCTGCACGTCGCCGACTTCGACCTGGACGGCCGCGACATGCGCGTCACCCGCCAGGCCGTCAACCGCGTCCGCCGCACCGGTGCCACCGCCCGCATCCGCCGGCACTCCACCCTCACCGACGCGGAGATGGAGGAGATCGTCGACAAGGCCGACGCCTGGCGGGACACCGAGACCGAACGGGGCTTCTCCATGGCCCTGGACCGCCTCGGCGACCCCGAGGACGGCGACTGCCTCCTCGTCGAGGCCCTGGACGCCGACGGGAAACTCCTCGCGCTGCTCTCCCTCGTCCCCTGGGGCAAGGACGGCATCTCCCTGGACCTGATGCGCCGCGACCGCACCGCACCCAACGGCGTCATGGAGTTCATGGTCGCCGAACTCTGCGCGGCCGCTCCCCGGTCCGGTGTGCGCCGCATCTCCCTGAACTTCGCCGTGTTCCGCTCGGTCTTCGAGGAGGGCGGCCGCATCGGCGCCGGCCCGGTGCTGCGGTTGTGGCGCAAGCTGCTCCTTTTCTTTTCCAAGTGGTGGCAGCTGGAGGCGCTCTACCGCTCCAACGCCAAGTACCACCCCGAGTGGTATCCGCGGTTCATCTGTTACGGCGACAGCGGCGCCCTCGCCCGCATCAGCCTGGCGTCCGGCATCGCCGAGGGCTTCGTCTCGGTGCCATCCCTGCGCAAGCTCTGGGGCAAGGGCCACAAGCCGCGGGGCGTCACGCAGCCCGCGACCACCGAGGGCCTCCCGTCGATCGCCGCACTCGGCCTCTCCGGCGCGGACGACGCCACCCACACCGATCCGGCATCGAAGCTCCCCGAACAGATCCGCATCCGGCACCGCAAACTCGACCGCCTGCGTGAACAGGGCGTCGACCCCTACCCCGTGGGGCTGCCCCCGCGCACCCACGAACTCGCCGCCGTACACCGGGACATGACGGAGTCACAGGTCACTGTGGCGGGCCGCGTCATGCTCGTACGCGACTTCGGCGGCATCGTCTTCGTCGTCCTGCGCGACTGGTCGGGCGACCTCCAGCTCGCCCTCTCCCGCGACACCTCGGGCCCCGACGTCCTGGACCGCTTCACCGCGGGGACCGACATCGGCGACCACATCACCGCCACCGGCACCGTCGGCACCAGCGACCGGGGCGAGCTCACCGTCTTCGTCACCGACTGGCACCTCACCGGCAAATGCCTGCGCCCGCTCCCCGACAAGCGCCGCGGCCTGACCGACCCCGAGGCCAAGGTCCGCAGGCGCTACCTCGACCTGGTCACGAGCCCCGGCGCCCGCGACGTGGTCCGCGCCCGCTCCACCGCCGTACAGGCGCTGCGGCAGGGCCTCCTCGACCGCGGCTACCTCGAGGTCGAGACGCCGATGCTCCAGCAGATCCACGGCGGCGCCAACGCGCGCCCCTTCACCACCCACATCAACGCCTACGACCTCGACCTGTATCTGCGCATCGCCCCCGAGCTGTACCTGAAGCGGCTCTGCGTCGGCGGCATGGAGAAGGTCTTCGAGATGGGCCGCACCTTCCGCAACGAGGGCGTCTCCTACAAACACAACCCCGAGTTCACGATGCTGGAGGCCTACCAGGCCTTCGCCGACTACGACGTGATGCTCGACCTCACCCGCGAACTGATCCAGGGCGCCGCGACCGCCGCGTTCGGCAGGCCGGTGGTCTGCAAGGACGGCGTCGAGCACGACATCTCCGGGCCCTGGCCCGTCAAGACGGTGTACGGCGCGATCTCCGAAGCGCTGGGCCAGGAGATCGACGCGGACACGCCGGTGGAGGCGCTGCGCCGACTGTGCGACCGGGCCGCCGTCCCTTACACGACGGACGACGGCCGCGGCGACGTCGTCCTGGAGATGTACGAGCGGCTCGTCGAGGAGAGGACGAAGCTGCCCACCTTCTACAAGGACTTCCCGACCGACGTGTCGCCGCTCACCCGCCGGCACCGCACCGACCCACGCCTCGCCGAACGCTGGGACCTCGTCGCCTTCGGTACGGAACTCGGCACCGCCTACTCGGAGTTGACCGACCCCGTCGAGCAGCGCCGCCGCCTCACGGCGCAGTCACTGCTGGCCGCCGGGGGAGACCCCGAGGCCATGGAGATCGACGAGGACTTCCTCGACGCGCTGGAGTACGCGATGCCCCCCACCGGCGGCCTCGGTATCGGCGTCGACCGGCTCGTCATGTTCCTCACCGGCCTGACCATCCGCGAGACCCTGCCCTTCCCGCTGGTCCGCCGCGTCTGA
- a CDS encoding Fpg/Nei family DNA glycosylase, with amino-acid sequence MPELPEVEALREFLTDHLVGREIERVLPVAISVLKTYDPPPGALEGRTVTAVERHGKFLDIDAEGTHLVTHLARAGWLRWHDSVPDGMPRPGKGPLALRATLTTGEAFDLTEAGTQKRLAVYVTEAPLELPGIARLGPDPLAPDFDEQRFAGLLAGERRQIKGALRDQSLIAGVGNAYSDEILHAARMSPFRLTSSLTEEEVHGLHVALLATLTEAVERSRGVAAGRLKAEKKSGLRVHGRTGEPCPVCGDTIREVSFADSSLQYCPTCQTGGKLLADRRMSRLLK; translated from the coding sequence ATGCCCGAACTGCCAGAAGTGGAAGCGCTGCGCGAGTTCCTGACGGACCATCTGGTCGGCAGGGAGATCGAGCGCGTGCTGCCCGTCGCCATCAGCGTCCTGAAGACGTACGATCCACCGCCCGGCGCCCTGGAGGGCCGCACCGTCACCGCCGTGGAGCGGCACGGCAAGTTCCTCGACATCGACGCCGAAGGCACGCACCTGGTCACCCACCTCGCCCGCGCGGGCTGGCTGCGCTGGCACGACAGCGTCCCCGACGGCATGCCGCGCCCCGGCAAGGGCCCGCTGGCGCTGCGTGCCACCCTGACGACGGGGGAGGCCTTCGACCTCACGGAAGCCGGTACGCAGAAGCGCCTCGCGGTGTACGTCACCGAGGCGCCGCTGGAGCTCCCCGGCATCGCACGGCTCGGCCCCGACCCGCTGGCCCCCGACTTCGACGAGCAGCGGTTCGCGGGTCTCCTCGCGGGAGAACGGCGCCAGATCAAGGGGGCGTTGCGCGACCAGAGCCTGATCGCGGGCGTCGGGAACGCGTACAGCGACGAGATCCTGCACGCGGCCCGCATGTCACCCTTCCGGCTCACGTCGAGCCTGACCGAGGAGGAAGTCCATGGGCTGCATGTGGCGCTGTTGGCCACGCTGACCGAGGCGGTGGAGCGCTCGCGCGGTGTCGCGGCAGGCCGCCTCAAGGCGGAGAAGAAGAGCGGCCTGCGCGTGCACGGCCGCACCGGCGAGCCGTGCCCGGTGTGCGGCGACACGATCAGGGAGGTCTCCTTCGCCGACTCCTCGCTGCAGTACTGCCCGACCTGCCAGACGGGCGGGAAGCTGCTCGCGGACCGAAGGATGTCCCGGCTGCTGAAGTAG
- a CDS encoding CapA family protein — MRQRPRITRHTGPIPTSHKPRKAARPSPAKAAAGALLIAGLAGTAACTAQQPATGHEPVRHGDSHRADEGAAPAHRPAGGSAAGKRGFTLAASGDVLPHASIIRKAHADAGGDGYDFKPMLAGAKPVISKADLAICHMETVYGANGDYSGYPSFKSPPQVARALKATGYDACSTASNHTLDDGADGVRRTLDALDKAGVKHAGSARTAAEDKTPAWLRAGDAKVAQLAYTYGTNGYPLPKGKPWTVDLIDRDKIVADARAARRAGADVVVVSLHWGTEWQDAPDKQQLRLGKQLTASRTGGRPDIDLILGTHAHVPQAYEKVNGTWVVYGMGDQVAGEMINHEGAHDPRGNQGTIARFTFAPPAEAGARWEVRKAEFLPMLFDTDSVRVVNLNTALDRGADLGDVRDRIRRVVLSRGAGKDGLVMGK, encoded by the coding sequence ATGAGACAGCGCCCACGGATCACACGGCACACAGGCCCCATCCCCACCTCCCACAAGCCGCGGAAGGCCGCGCGCCCGAGCCCCGCGAAGGCCGCCGCCGGCGCCCTCCTGATCGCCGGTCTCGCGGGCACCGCGGCCTGCACGGCCCAGCAGCCGGCGACAGGCCATGAGCCCGTCCGGCACGGTGACTCCCACCGCGCCGACGAGGGCGCGGCCCCGGCGCACCGCCCGGCCGGCGGCTCCGCGGCAGGCAAGCGCGGCTTCACCCTCGCCGCCTCCGGCGACGTCCTGCCGCACGCCTCGATCATCCGCAAGGCCCACGCGGACGCGGGCGGCGACGGCTACGACTTCAAGCCGATGCTCGCGGGCGCCAAACCCGTCATCAGCAAGGCCGACCTGGCGATCTGCCACATGGAGACGGTCTACGGCGCCAACGGCGACTACAGCGGCTACCCCAGCTTCAAGTCCCCGCCCCAGGTGGCCCGCGCCCTCAAGGCCACCGGGTACGACGCGTGCTCAACCGCCTCCAACCACACCCTCGACGACGGCGCGGACGGCGTGCGCCGCACCCTGGACGCGCTCGACAAGGCGGGCGTCAAACACGCGGGCTCGGCCCGCACGGCCGCCGAGGACAAGACCCCGGCGTGGCTGCGGGCGGGCGACGCGAAGGTCGCGCAGCTCGCGTACACGTACGGCACGAACGGCTATCCGTTGCCGAAGGGCAAGCCGTGGACCGTCGACCTCATCGACCGCGACAAGATCGTCGCGGACGCCAGGGCGGCCCGCAGGGCGGGCGCGGACGTCGTGGTCGTCAGCCTGCACTGGGGCACCGAGTGGCAGGACGCGCCCGACAAGCAGCAGTTGCGGCTCGGGAAACAGCTCACGGCGTCCCGCACCGGCGGGCGCCCCGACATCGACCTCATCCTCGGCACCCATGCCCACGTGCCGCAGGCCTACGAGAAGGTCAACGGCACCTGGGTCGTCTACGGCATGGGCGACCAGGTCGCCGGCGAGATGATCAATCACGAGGGCGCGCACGACCCGCGCGGCAACCAGGGAACCATCGCCCGCTTCACCTTCGCGCCGCCCGCCGAGGCGGGCGCCCGCTGGGAGGTGCGGAAGGCCGAGTTCCTCCCGATGCTGTTCGACACGGACTCCGTCCGCGTCGTCAACCTCAACACCGCCCTCGACCGCGGCGCCGACCTGGGCGACGTCCGTGACCGCATCCGCCGCGTCGTCCTCAGCCGCGGCGCGGGCAAGGACGGCCTCGTCATGGGGAAGTAG
- a CDS encoding zf-HC2 domain-containing protein has product MRPLERHRDAGAYALGVLDEADAFRFEDHLMDCPACLLELGELHAPARQLGLYDRATPAAVDPFAAPSPGLLDRLLGRAGRLSGVRRGRRLCARAVGAVLVLGVSTVSTLSALSVVPTDDPGTVRIAARDARSGLSAKLTARDRAWGTEIGLTVRDAAADGRVCELVAVAADGSERTVMSWRAPAPAVRTEGTAALRTAQTDRYEVRTARGKPLLTLRRP; this is encoded by the coding sequence ATGAGGCCCCTGGAGCGGCATCGTGACGCGGGCGCCTACGCGCTCGGCGTCCTGGACGAGGCGGACGCCTTCCGCTTCGAGGATCACCTCATGGACTGTCCGGCCTGCCTCCTGGAACTCGGCGAACTCCACGCACCCGCACGTCAGTTGGGGCTGTACGACCGGGCGACCCCGGCAGCCGTGGACCCGTTCGCCGCGCCCTCCCCCGGCCTCCTGGACCGCCTTCTGGGCCGGGCGGGGCGGCTCTCCGGTGTCCGGCGCGGGCGTCGGCTGTGCGCACGCGCCGTCGGCGCCGTCCTGGTCCTCGGCGTGTCCACCGTGTCCACCCTGTCCGCCTTGAGCGTCGTGCCGACGGACGACCCGGGGACGGTGCGGATCGCCGCGCGCGACGCCCGCAGCGGGCTCTCCGCCAAGCTCACCGCCCGGGACCGCGCGTGGGGCACGGAGATCGGCCTCACGGTGCGGGACGCGGCGGCCGACGGGCGGGTCTGCGAGCTGGTCGCCGTCGCCGCCGACGGGTCGGAGCGGACCGTCATGTCGTGGCGGGCTCCCGCCCCGGCGGTTCGCACGGAGGGCACCGCCGCCCTGCGTACGGCGCAGACCGACCGGTACGAGGTGCGCACGGCGCGGGGGAAGCCGCTGCTGACCCTGCGGCGCCCCTGA
- a CDS encoding amino acid permease, which produces MSGLRMGQGVLRRKPIEQIEETEEGAGGGLAKSLGLWQLTAIGVGGIIGAGIFSLAGAVANGTAGPAVLISFLIAGVASAAAAFSYAEFAGMIPKAGSAYTYGYVVLGELTGWFIGWDLLLEYTAIVAVVAIGISGYFGFLVEEMGAELPNWMMGAPGTGDGHKVDLFAAVLCLFIAYLLTLGIKNAARFEMIVVVLKVIVVLVVIAVGFFHIETGNYDPFFPYGVSGAFTGAATVFFAVFGYDAMSTAAEESKDAQRHMPKAILYSLAISMVLYVLACLVLTGMQSYKDVDPESGFSTAFKSVGLGGLADVIAVGAIIGILTVMFTFMLGCTRVWFSMSRDGLLPKWFAKTHPTRHVPTRVTWIVGVASAAIAGFLPIGEAAELTNIGILLAFVVVCVAVIVLRYKRPELPRTFRCPGMPVVPAIGVVFSIWLITFLQWQTWARFAVWFALGLVVYFGYSYRKSELARTDGSGAGK; this is translated from the coding sequence ATGTCGGGACTACGGATGGGTCAGGGCGTGCTGCGCCGCAAGCCCATCGAGCAGATCGAGGAGACCGAGGAGGGGGCGGGCGGCGGGCTCGCCAAGTCCCTCGGGCTCTGGCAGCTCACCGCCATCGGCGTCGGCGGGATCATCGGCGCCGGCATCTTCAGCCTCGCCGGGGCCGTCGCCAACGGCACGGCGGGCCCCGCGGTGCTGATCTCCTTCCTGATCGCCGGTGTCGCGAGCGCGGCCGCCGCCTTCTCGTACGCCGAGTTCGCCGGCATGATCCCGAAGGCGGGGTCGGCGTACACCTACGGCTATGTGGTGCTCGGCGAGCTGACCGGCTGGTTCATCGGCTGGGACCTGCTCCTGGAGTACACCGCGATCGTCGCCGTGGTCGCCATCGGCATCTCCGGGTACTTCGGATTCCTCGTCGAGGAGATGGGCGCCGAGCTGCCGAACTGGATGATGGGGGCGCCCGGCACCGGCGACGGGCACAAGGTCGACCTGTTCGCCGCGGTGCTGTGCCTGTTCATCGCGTACCTGCTGACGCTCGGCATCAAGAACGCCGCGCGCTTCGAGATGATCGTGGTCGTCCTGAAGGTGATCGTGGTCCTCGTCGTGATCGCGGTCGGCTTCTTCCACATCGAGACCGGCAACTACGATCCGTTCTTCCCCTACGGGGTCAGCGGCGCTTTCACGGGCGCGGCGACCGTCTTCTTCGCGGTGTTCGGCTACGACGCCATGTCGACGGCGGCCGAGGAGTCCAAGGACGCGCAGCGGCACATGCCGAAGGCGATCCTGTACTCCCTCGCCATCTCGATGGTGCTGTACGTCCTCGCGTGCCTGGTCCTCACCGGCATGCAGAGCTACAAGGACGTCGACCCGGAGAGCGGCTTCTCCACGGCCTTCAAGTCCGTGGGGCTCGGCGGTCTCGCGGATGTCATCGCGGTGGGCGCGATCATCGGCATCCTCACCGTGATGTTCACGTTCATGCTGGGCTGCACGCGCGTGTGGTTCTCGATGAGCCGGGACGGTCTCCTTCCCAAGTGGTTCGCCAAGACGCATCCGACGCGGCACGTGCCGACGCGTGTGACGTGGATCGTCGGGGTCGCGTCGGCCGCCATCGCCGGGTTCCTGCCCATCGGCGAGGCGGCCGAGCTGACCAACATCGGCATCCTGCTGGCGTTCGTGGTGGTGTGCGTCGCGGTGATCGTGCTGCGGTACAAGCGGCCGGAGCTGCCGCGCACGTTCCGCTGCCCCGGCATGCCGGTGGTGCCCGCGATCGGGGTGGTCTTCTCGATCTGGCTGATCACGTTCCTGCAGTGGCAGACCTGGGCGCGGTTCGCCGTGTGGTTCGCGCTCGGCCTCGTCGTCTACTTCGGCTACTCGTACCGCAAGTCGGAGCTGGCGAGGACGGACGGGAGCGGCGCCGGGAAGTGA